Proteins from one Buchnera aphidicola (Cinara laricifoliae) genomic window:
- the leuS gene encoding leucine--tRNA ligase — translation MEDISYNPKKIESTVQNHWAKNKTFSVTEDKTKKKFYCLPMIPYPSGKLHMGHVRNYTISDVISRYQRMLGKNVLQPIGWDAFGLPAEETAIKKGISPKKWTLKNISIMKQQLQSLGFSYDWNREITTCQPEYYRWEQSFFIKLFKKNLVYKKKTIVNWCSIDNTVLANEQAQNGKCWRCGSKITFKKISQWFIRITAYAEELLKDLKLLDKWPKEVISMQKNWIGESEGIQIKCKIQNKDYFLKIYTTKPETIMGITFFAISIHHPLISTILKNNIQINQFFKKNIDILSTDFKNNNNLLGINTNLFILHPITQKKIPLWITNYVRHDYATGAIMAVPGNNHVDYSFAKLYNIPIKLIFSEVYNKNTEKKIILINSSKFNNLSIKQARQKIVKILIENKIAKLHKYYKIKDWCISRQRYWGTPIPMVKDSKKNILPIPEKELPVKLPKYIHKDEHTQSLKSYNEWIKTKLNGEQVIRESDTFDTFMESSWYYARYTNTTFNTDILDPTSTKYWLPVDQYIGGIEHAVMHLIYFRFYHKLLRDFGYVDSSEPVKKLTCQGMVVIDSFYIYNNDGSKKWLSPYKLNIERNKNGKIIKISKKNCLHKIMYAGKIKMSKSKNNGINPHSIINQYGADTLRLFLMFAAPIHKSLEWNSNSIIGMHRFLKKIWNFIYTDKIKNIRYSSNKIDYDQNIIQYKLNNTIINVTRNIEKNNSFNTAIAHIMKFFNYIENIYNDKKIKYKKLKKSLESIIKMMYPFTPHICFILWKKINGKKKCIDNEKWPSIDKNFTVQNNSIIVVQINGKKRNIINITNHLSKKEIINLIMNKTEIKKYFYKKIIKKIIYIPNKVINFVLKK, via the coding sequence ATGGAAGATATTAGCTATAACCCAAAAAAAATAGAATCTACAGTTCAAAACCATTGGGCAAAAAACAAAACATTTTCTGTAACTGAAGATAAAACAAAAAAAAAATTTTATTGTTTACCTATGATTCCATATCCTTCTGGTAAACTACATATGGGACACGTTCGCAATTATACTATCAGTGATGTAATTTCACGTTATCAAAGAATGTTAGGGAAAAATGTATTACAACCAATTGGTTGGGACGCTTTTGGTTTACCAGCCGAAGAAACTGCAATAAAAAAAGGTATTTCACCAAAAAAATGGACGTTAAAAAATATATCCATTATGAAACAACAATTACAATCACTTGGATTTAGTTATGATTGGAATAGAGAAATTACTACATGTCAACCAGAATATTATCGTTGGGAACAATCATTTTTTATAAAATTATTTAAAAAGAATCTTGTTTATAAAAAAAAAACTATAGTGAATTGGTGTAGTATTGATAATACTGTTCTTGCTAATGAACAAGCTCAAAATGGTAAATGCTGGAGATGCGGATCTAAAATTACATTTAAAAAAATATCACAATGGTTTATTAGAATTACTGCATATGCTGAAGAATTACTAAAAGACTTAAAATTATTAGATAAATGGCCTAAAGAAGTAATTAGTATGCAAAAAAACTGGATAGGAGAATCAGAGGGTATTCAAATAAAATGTAAAATACAGAACAAAGATTATTTTTTAAAAATATATACAACAAAACCTGAAACTATAATGGGTATAACATTTTTTGCTATATCTATACATCACCCATTAATTTCTACTATTTTAAAAAATAATATTCAAATTAATCAATTTTTTAAAAAAAATATAGATATTCTAAGTACTGATTTTAAAAATAATAATAATTTACTTGGAATTAATACAAATTTATTTATTTTACATCCTATTACTCAAAAAAAAATACCATTATGGATAACAAATTATGTACGACACGATTATGCTACTGGTGCTATTATGGCTGTACCAGGAAATAATCACGTAGATTACTCTTTTGCAAAATTATACAATATTCCAATTAAATTAATATTTTCTGAAGTTTACAATAAAAATACAGAAAAAAAAATAATTTTAATAAATTCTTCTAAATTTAATAATTTATCTATAAAGCAAGCACGTCAAAAAATTGTTAAAATACTTATTGAAAATAAAATAGCTAAATTACATAAATATTATAAAATAAAAGATTGGTGTATTTCTAGACAAAGATATTGGGGAACCCCTATTCCTATGGTTAAAGATAGTAAAAAAAACATACTACCAATCCCAGAAAAAGAATTACCGGTTAAATTACCTAAATATATACATAAAGATGAACATACACAATCATTAAAATCGTACAATGAATGGATAAAAACTAAATTAAATGGAGAACAAGTAATTAGAGAAAGTGATACATTTGATACTTTTATGGAGTCTTCTTGGTACTATGCACGATACACTAATACTACTTTTAATACAGATATTCTAGATCCCACCTCTACTAAATATTGGTTACCAGTAGATCAATATATTGGAGGAATTGAACATGCAGTAATGCATTTAATTTATTTTAGATTTTATCATAAATTATTACGTGATTTTGGATATGTTGACTCTTCAGAACCAGTTAAAAAACTAACTTGTCAAGGTATGGTAGTAATAGATTCATTTTATATATATAATAATGACGGAAGCAAGAAATGGTTATCACCATATAAGTTAAATATTGAGCGAAATAAAAATGGTAAAATTATAAAAATATCAAAAAAAAATTGCTTACACAAAATTATGTATGCCGGTAAAATAAAAATGTCAAAATCAAAAAATAACGGCATTAACCCTCATTCAATTATTAACCAATATGGTGCCGATACATTACGATTATTTTTAATGTTTGCTGCGCCAATACACAAATCATTAGAATGGAATTCTAATAGTATAATAGGAATGCATAGATTTTTAAAAAAAATATGGAATTTTATATATACCGATAAAATAAAAAATATTAGATATTCATCTAATAAAATTGATTATGATCAAAATATCATACAATATAAATTAAATAATACTATTATTAATGTTACTAGAAATATTGAAAAAAATAATTCATTTAATACAGCTATTGCACATATAATGAAGTTTTTTAACTATATAGAAAATATATATAATGATAAAAAAATAAAATATAAAAAATTAAAAAAATCTTTAGAAAGTATTATAAAAATGATGTATCCATTTACACCACATATCTGTTTCATATTATGGAAAAAAATAAATGGAAAAAAAAAATGCATTGATAATGAAAAATGGCCATCCATTGATAAAAATTTTACAGTACAAAACAATTCAATAATTGTTGTTCAAATTAATGGAAAAAAAAGAAATATAATTAATATCACAAATCATTTATCAAAAAAAGAAATTATTAATTTAATAATGAATAAAACAGAAATAAAAAAATATTTTTACAAAAAAATTATTAAAAAAATAATATATATACCTAATAAAGTTATTAACTTTGTGTTAAAGAAATGA
- the tusA gene encoding sulfurtransferase TusA, with translation MKNTLNLLGLRCPEVIMILRKTARSLKKGQKIFLLTDDKFSNKDIILFCRFMKHKLLYTSLDKIPYTYIIEIKTK, from the coding sequence GTGAAAAATACATTAAATTTGTTAGGATTACGATGTCCAGAAGTAATTATGATATTACGAAAAACTGCAAGATCATTAAAAAAAGGACAAAAAATTTTTTTATTAACAGATGATAAATTTAGTAATAAAGATATTATTTTATTTTGTAGATTTATGAAGCATAAACTATTATATACTTCTCTCGATAAAATTCCATATACATATATAATTGAAATTAAAACCAAATAA
- the asd gene encoding aspartate-semialdehyde dehydrogenase produces the protein MKKLVGFIGWRGMVGSVLLDRLKENNDFLNFNSVFFTTSQIYGKPPYVLNRVSSRLEDAYNVEYLITLDIIISCQGEKYTTDIYTKLKNIGWKGYWIDASSCLRMDKKSIIVLDPINFNDIKLGIEAGIKTFVGGNCTVSLMLMALGGLFSHNLIDWISVSTYQSVSGSGSQSMLELLQQIGYVYKNISMYLSSQKSILEIEKMFNASLNKIDYSSTKLKGPLLGNLFPWIDKSMNNGQTKEEWKGAVETNKILNSKKYIPIDGVCVRVPSLRCHSQSFTIKLRNDISIQEIKSLISSHNSWVKVIDNNFDSTMGELNPLKVTGTLNIPIGRIKKLNIGKNYLSAFSVGDQLLWGAAEPLRRILNILVNK, from the coding sequence ATGAAAAAATTGGTAGGTTTTATTGGTTGGAGAGGAATGGTAGGATCAGTTTTATTAGATCGTTTAAAAGAAAATAATGATTTTTTAAACTTTAATTCAGTATTTTTTACTACATCGCAGATTTATGGTAAACCGCCATATGTATTAAATAGAGTTTCTTCACGATTAGAGGATGCATATAATGTCGAATACTTAATTACATTAGATATTATTATTTCATGTCAAGGAGAAAAATATACTACAGATATTTATACAAAATTAAAAAATATTGGATGGAAAGGTTATTGGATTGATGCTTCTTCGTGTTTAAGAATGGATAAAAAATCAATTATTGTATTAGATCCAATTAATTTTAATGATATTAAATTAGGTATAGAAGCAGGTATTAAAACATTTGTTGGTGGAAATTGTACAGTTAGTTTGATGTTAATGGCTTTAGGAGGTTTATTTTCTCATAATCTTATTGATTGGATTTCTGTATCCACTTATCAATCTGTTTCAGGTAGTGGTTCTCAGAGTATGTTAGAGTTATTACAACAAATTGGTTATGTATATAAAAATATTTCGATGTATTTATCATCACAAAAATCTATTTTAGAAATAGAAAAAATGTTTAATGCATCATTAAATAAAATTGATTATTCAAGTACAAAACTAAAAGGACCATTATTAGGAAATTTATTTCCATGGATTGATAAATCTATGAATAACGGTCAAACTAAGGAAGAATGGAAAGGTGCTGTAGAAACTAATAAAATATTAAATTCTAAAAAGTATATTCCTATTGACGGAGTCTGTGTTAGAGTCCCTTCTTTGCGATGCCATAGTCAGTCATTTACAATAAAATTACGTAATGATATTTCTATTCAAGAAATTAAGTCCTTAATATCATCTCATAATTCTTGGGTAAAAGTTATAGATAATAATTTTGACTCTACAATGGGTGAGTTAAATCCATTGAAAGTAACTGGTACATTAAATATTCCTATTGGTCGTATTAAAAAATTAAATATTGGAAAAAATTATTTGTCTGCTTTTTCTGTTGGAGATCAATTGTTATGGGGAGCTGCAGAACCGTTACGTCGTATTTTGAATATATTAGTAAATAAATAA
- a CDS encoding phosphoglycerate kinase, which produces MLHMKDLNLENKRVFIRLDLNVPLKNNKIISSERIDRSLPTIKLALKKNAKIILASHLGRPKEGQYDKKFSLFPVFKYLKKKLPEVNITFSKKYLEGINVNTHQIVVLENVRFNCGETDNNIDLSKQYANLCDIFVMDAFATAHRIESSTYGICNFVQKSCIGPLLYSEVKTLKNILNKSKHPIVTIIGGAKVSTKFNLLSSLLKITDTMLLGGGIANTFISLFYPIGKSLYEKNFQNKAKTLYKTKKILLPIDSRVSTSYSIDSIATIKSVSNILPHEEILDIGNKTVQKYKKIIQQAKTILWNGPMGVFEFPNFSKGTEEIAKSIANSTAFSVAGGGDTIAVIDLFNIYKKISYISTGGGAFLEFIENKTLPILEKLKK; this is translated from the coding sequence ATGTTACATATGAAAGATCTCAATTTAGAAAATAAACGAGTATTTATTAGATTAGATTTAAATGTTCCTTTAAAAAATAATAAAATCATTTCTAGTGAAAGAATTGATCGCTCCCTTCCAACAATAAAATTAGCATTAAAAAAAAATGCTAAAATAATATTAGCCTCTCATTTAGGTAGACCAAAAGAAGGACAATACGATAAAAAATTTTCTTTATTTCCTGTTTTTAAATATTTAAAAAAAAAATTACCTGAAGTAAATATAACATTTTCTAAAAAATATTTAGAAGGAATTAATGTAAATACCCATCAAATAGTAGTACTAGAAAATGTTAGATTTAACTGTGGAGAAACTGATAATAATATAGATCTCTCCAAACAATATGCCAATTTATGTGATATTTTTGTAATGGATGCTTTTGCTACAGCTCATCGAATAGAATCATCAACATACGGTATTTGTAATTTTGTACAAAAATCATGTATAGGTCCATTATTATATTCAGAAGTAAAAACATTAAAAAACATATTAAATAAATCAAAACATCCTATAGTTACAATTATAGGTGGAGCTAAAGTATCAACAAAATTTAATTTATTAAGTTCATTGTTGAAAATTACAGATACAATGTTATTAGGCGGAGGCATTGCTAATACATTTATTTCTTTATTTTATCCTATTGGAAAATCCTTATACGAAAAAAACTTTCAAAATAAAGCAAAAACTCTATATAAAACAAAAAAAATACTTCTTCCAATAGACTCTCGTGTTAGTACATCGTACTCTATAGATTCTATCGCAACAATAAAATCAGTTTCAAATATACTACCACATGAAGAAATATTAGATATAGGTAATAAAACCGTTCAAAAATATAAAAAAATCATTCAACAAGCTAAAACAATATTATGGAATGGACCAATGGGTGTATTTGAGTTTCCGAATTTTAGTAAAGGAACAGAAGAAATAGCAAAATCAATCGCAAATAGTACTGCTTTTTCTGTTGCTGGAGGAGGCGATACAATTGCTGTAATTGATTTATTTAATATATATAAAAAAATTTCTTATATCTCTACTGGTGGAGGTGCATTTTTAGAGTTTATAGAAAATAAAACGTTACCCATCCTTGAAAAATTAAAAAAATAA
- the fbaA gene encoding class II fructose-bisphosphate aldolase, translating to MICKIFDSIKPGVLNSNEIKIIFSLAKKHKFAIPAINCISTDSINSVLESASQIQSPIIIQFSYGGALFMSGLGLPKNHTNAVIGAISGAQHVHLMSKYYNVPVILHTDHCEIDHLKWIDGLIIEGKKFFKKNKRPLFSSHMLDLSKEEIKKNINISSQYLQKITKLNMMLEIELGCTGGEEDGVNNININKKLLYTDTKDIFYAFKELNKISNNFFIAAAFGNVHGVYQSGQVLLKPSILKKAQKYISAKKKLPKNPLNFVFHGGSGTNIDDIKKSINYGVVKFNIDTDMQWHYWKGVLDFYLKNTQYLHSQIGNNQGENKPNKKYYDPRIWLRQAQKNSIQYLKKMFVILNSCNTL from the coding sequence ATGATATGTAAAATTTTTGATTCTATTAAACCCGGAGTATTAAATTCTAATGAAATAAAAATCATATTTTCATTAGCTAAAAAACATAAATTTGCTATACCTGCAATAAACTGTATTAGTACAGATTCTATAAATAGTGTTTTAGAATCAGCTTCACAAATACAATCTCCTATTATTATTCAATTTTCATATGGTGGAGCATTATTTATGAGTGGATTAGGATTACCAAAAAATCATACTAATGCAGTAATAGGAGCTATATCCGGAGCACAACATGTTCATTTAATGTCTAAATATTATAATGTACCGGTAATATTACATACAGATCACTGCGAAATTGATCATCTTAAATGGATTGATGGACTGATCATTGAAGGTAAAAAATTTTTTAAAAAAAATAAACGTCCTTTATTTTCTTCTCATATGCTAGATTTATCTAAAGAAGAAATTAAAAAAAATATTAATATTTCCTCACAATATTTACAAAAAATAACAAAACTCAACATGATGTTAGAAATAGAATTAGGTTGTACTGGAGGAGAAGAAGATGGCGTTAATAATATTAACATAAACAAAAAATTACTATACACTGATACAAAAGATATTTTTTATGCGTTTAAAGAACTTAACAAGATTAGTAATAATTTTTTTATTGCAGCAGCATTCGGTAATGTACATGGAGTATATCAATCTGGTCAAGTATTACTAAAACCTTCTATTTTAAAAAAAGCTCAAAAATACATTAGTGCTAAAAAAAAATTACCAAAAAATCCATTAAATTTTGTTTTTCATGGAGGATCTGGTACTAATATCGATGATATTAAAAAATCTATTAATTATGGAGTAGTTAAATTCAATATCGATACTGATATGCAATGGCACTATTGGAAAGGAGTATTAGATTTTTATTTAAAAAATACACAATATTTACACAGCCAGATAGGAAATAATCAAGGAGAAAATAAACCTAATAAAAAATATTATGATCCTCGAATATGGTTAAGACAAGCACAAAAAAATTCAATACAATATTTAAAAAAAATGTTTGTAATATTAAATTCTTGTAATACATTATAA
- the mscS gene encoding small-conductance mechanosensitive channel MscS: MRKKIFAIKKIIKALHIIDCINNVGFCFFSNKQTFLSYLINLSFAIVVITIGFFISQFFANGTQKLFSVHKVDNTISGFLSTLARYIVIIFTGIIALGQVGVQTNSIIAIIGAAGMAIGLALQGSLSNFAAGVLLVLLRPLRTSEYVNLGNAAGTVLNVHIFYTTLKTLDGKIIIIPNGKIVAGNIINYSREPIRRNQFVINVAYDSDVDLVISVLKTVLDEEERVLKHPGNFVGLNEFSPSSLKFVVKCWCNTKELNTVYSDLMLKFKKALDQHNITIPYPKMDIYLYKKINKILEINKKTKKKKEKIIYNKNHGTE, from the coding sequence ATGCGCAAAAAAATTTTTGCTATAAAAAAAATAATAAAAGCATTACATATAATAGATTGTATAAATAATGTTGGTTTTTGTTTTTTTTCAAATAAACAAACATTCTTATCTTACCTAATAAATTTATCTTTTGCAATTGTAGTAATCACTATAGGTTTTTTTATTAGTCAATTTTTTGCAAATGGAACTCAAAAATTATTTTCTGTACATAAGGTAGACAACACTATTTCTGGATTTTTATCTACTTTAGCTCGTTATATAGTTATTATTTTTACTGGTATAATAGCATTAGGACAAGTTGGAGTACAAACAAACTCGATTATTGCTATTATAGGGGCTGCAGGGATGGCAATTGGATTAGCATTACAAGGATCTCTATCAAATTTTGCAGCAGGCGTATTATTAGTATTATTAAGACCACTCCGAACAAGTGAATATGTTAATTTAGGCAATGCTGCTGGAACCGTACTAAATGTACACATATTCTATACAACATTAAAAACACTTGATGGAAAAATAATAATAATACCAAATGGAAAAATTGTAGCTGGCAACATTATTAATTATTCCCGTGAACCAATTCGAAGAAATCAATTTGTTATTAATGTTGCATACGATTCAGATGTAGATTTAGTAATTTCAGTATTAAAAACAGTTCTTGACGAAGAAGAACGTGTATTAAAACATCCAGGTAATTTCGTTGGATTAAATGAATTCTCCCCGTCTTCATTAAAATTTGTTGTCAAATGTTGGTGCAATACAAAAGAATTAAATACAGTATACTCAGATTTAATGTTAAAGTTTAAAAAAGCATTAGATCAACATAATATTACTATACCATACCCTAAAATGGACATTTATCTATATAAAAAAATAAATAAAATATTAGAAATAAATAAAAAAACTAAAAAAAAGAAAGAAAAAATAATATATAATAAAAATCATGGCACAGAATAA
- a CDS encoding exodeoxyribonuclease V subunit gamma has protein sequence MLKIYKSNQINFLLNKICKKIISNKNILTNEIILINDNYIKQWLEINISHKIDICMNIQYFLISKFFINLIEKINYTQKNISLSIFKKEHLKWILMSIIHNNHDSLFLKESKILYKNEEFCSHMANIFTKYIFFQPNLIYQWEKKEKNNFLLSSHTWQKQLWNLIIEKIKIFKQKNLTEIINNIYEKKKKNYFSKFIPNRILIFSQNPINPFIKIILHAIKNFTSIYLFQYQFEKKKIKYINPIFSLFKKKIFL, from the coding sequence ATGCTAAAAATATATAAATCAAATCAAATAAATTTTCTTCTTAATAAAATATGTAAAAAAATAATATCTAATAAAAATATTTTAACAAATGAGATTATTTTAATTAATGATAATTATATAAAACAATGGTTAGAAATTAATATATCTCATAAAATAGATATTTGTATGAATATACAATATTTTTTAATCTCAAAATTTTTTATTAATTTAATAGAAAAAATAAACTATACACAAAAAAACATATCGTTAAGTATATTTAAAAAAGAACATTTAAAATGGATTTTAATGTCAATTATTCATAATAATCACGATTCTTTATTCTTAAAAGAATCTAAAATTCTTTATAAAAATGAAGAATTTTGTTCCCATATGGCAAATATTTTTACTAAATATATTTTTTTTCAACCAAATTTAATATATCAATGGGAAAAAAAAGAAAAAAATAATTTTTTACTATCATCACATACATGGCAAAAACAATTATGGAATTTAATAATAGAAAAAATAAAAATTTTTAAACAAAAAAATTTAACTGAAATAATCAATAATATCTATGAAAAAAAAAAAAAAAACTATTTTTCAAAATTTATTCCTAATAGAATACTTATATTTTCTCAAAATCCTATAAATCCATTTATTAAAATTATTTTACATGCAATTAAAAATTTTACTTCAATATATTTGTTTCAATATCAATTTGAAAAAAAGAAAATAAAATATATAAATCCTATATTTTCGTTATTTAAAAAAAAAATTTTTTTATAA
- a CDS encoding exodeoxyribonuclease V subunit gamma, with translation MSIPNIHTYSWNYAIDRITSGYWLNKTYSIWNNISVYSVSYKKGNLLLGNFINLIVTLNKFRKKILNKKLLKNWLNIIPQIFNDFFDIPLKYKKIFFMLEKIWKKIVSDGIIMQFSKKISISILIKKFFKNNFSLFDDETFMSGSINIAKLKNIRIIPFKMICVLGCVQGKIPKIEKTDILNIIYPNIYQKNKNIFFETIMSSQKYFFCSYTQNKTEKKNNYASQYIIDIISYIKKNFYIKYKQIFKKNVNIINNIHFKYNDQLYNSYFIYKNIEKFSNNKKNIKKKNHIIIKKNILIKKLIKFWQNPIHYFFKKKLRIHYIRDNIESIHEHELFSIHPIYKYHFNKKILKYRILKKKTNLLFKKFQLQNKIPYGHLGTILWKIEEKKIQKLVNKINIIKNYSKKIDVNLKIKKYFLSGKIKEINKSGLIRWSANKIGYKNIISTWIEHIIYCTLEPYKKSTLLGTNKSIIEFYPIKKKQAKKYLKQYIQGYLDGTKKPILILKSGMIWLQSIYLKKLNILKKDNKSHYIAKKNFLKTWNGNSFYNGEKNNIYIKKIIPYMDIIKMNKICNTCTYWLLPILKNSNIKKYHFK, from the coding sequence ATGTCTATACCTAATATTCATACATATTCATGGAATTATGCAATTGATCGAATTACTTCTGGATATTGGTTAAATAAAACATATTCAATATGGAATAATATTTCTGTATATAGTGTATCATATAAAAAGGGTAATTTACTATTAGGTAATTTTATTAATTTAATAGTAACTTTAAATAAATTTAGAAAAAAAATATTAAATAAAAAATTATTAAAAAATTGGTTAAATATTATTCCACAAATATTTAATGATTTCTTTGATATACCATTGAAGTATAAAAAAATTTTTTTTATGTTAGAAAAAATATGGAAAAAAATTGTATCTGATGGAATAATTATGCAATTTTCAAAAAAAATATCTATTTCTATTTTAATTAAAAAATTTTTTAAAAATAATTTTTCTTTATTTGATGATGAAACTTTTATGTCAGGTAGCATAAATATTGCAAAATTAAAAAATATTAGAATAATTCCTTTTAAAATGATTTGTGTACTAGGATGTGTGCAAGGAAAAATACCAAAAATAGAAAAAACAGATATTTTAAATATTATATATCCAAATATTTACCAAAAAAATAAAAATATTTTCTTTGAAACAATTATGTCATCTCAAAAATATTTTTTTTGTAGTTATACACAAAATAAAACGGAAAAGAAAAATAATTATGCGTCACAATATATTATAGATATAATTTCTTATATAAAAAAAAATTTTTATATTAAATATAAACAAATATTTAAAAAAAATGTTAATATTATAAATAATATTCATTTTAAATATAATGATCAATTATATAATTCATATTTTATATATAAAAATATAGAAAAATTTTCAAATAATAAAAAAAATATAAAAAAAAAAAACCATATAATTATTAAAAAAAATATTTTAATAAAAAAATTAATAAAATTTTGGCAAAATCCTATTCATTATTTTTTTAAAAAAAAATTACGTATACATTATATTCGTGATAATATAGAATCAATCCACGAACACGAACTATTCTCTATACACCCTATATATAAATACCATTTTAACAAAAAAATATTAAAATATAGAATTTTAAAAAAAAAAACTAACTTATTATTTAAAAAATTTCAATTACAAAATAAAATACCTTACGGACATTTAGGAACAATTTTATGGAAAATAGAAGAAAAAAAAATACAAAAACTAGTAAATAAAATTAATATAATAAAAAATTATTCTAAAAAAATAGATGTAAATTTAAAAATAAAAAAATATTTTTTATCAGGAAAAATTAAAGAAATTAATAAATCCGGTTTAATTCGATGGTCTGCTAATAAAATTGGTTATAAAAATATAATATCAACATGGATAGAACATATAATTTACTGTACATTAGAACCATATAAAAAAAGTACATTATTAGGAACAAATAAATCTATTATAGAATTTTATCCTATTAAAAAAAAACAAGCGAAAAAATATTTAAAACAATATATTCAAGGATACTTAGACGGAACCAAAAAACCTATTTTAATATTAAAATCTGGAATGATTTGGTTACAATCAATATATTTAAAAAAACTAAATATATTAAAAAAAGATAATAAAAGTCATTATATTGCTAAAAAAAATTTTTTAAAAACATGGAACGGTAATTCATTTTATAATGGAGAAAAAAATAATATTTATATAAAAAAAATAATTCCATATATGGATATTATAAAAATGAATAAAATATGTAATACTTGTACTTATTGGTTATTACCAATTTTAAAAAACTCTAATATTAAAAAATATCATTTTAAATAA